A portion of the Avibacterium sp. 20-132 genome contains these proteins:
- a CDS encoding NAD(+) kinase, whose protein sequence is MSTTHLIDNKSLHNSFHTIGLVGRPRNDVNLQMHKNLFQWLLEKGYQVLVEKSVGERLGLPIQHLAELDEIGTQAQLAIVIGGDGNMLGRARILAKYDIALIGINRGNLGFLTDIDPKNAYAQLEACLDRGEFFVEERFLLETAIERDGQIIATSNAVNEAVIHPAKIAHMIDFHVYIDDKLAFSQRSDGLIISTPTGSTAYSLSAGGPILTPQLNAIALVPMFPHTLSSRPLVIDGESKISIRFADYNTPQLEAGCDSQVALPLTPDDVVHIYKSKHKLRLLHLKSYNYYNVLSTKLGWLRNSA, encoded by the coding sequence ATGTCCACAACCCATTTAATCGACAACAAAAGTTTGCATAATTCCTTCCATACCATCGGATTGGTGGGGCGTCCGCGCAATGATGTAAATTTGCAAATGCACAAAAATTTATTTCAATGGCTTTTAGAAAAAGGCTATCAAGTACTTGTGGAAAAAAGTGTGGGCGAGCGTTTAGGCTTACCTATTCAACATCTTGCAGAATTAGATGAGATTGGTACACAGGCGCAATTAGCCATTGTTATCGGTGGTGATGGCAATATGCTTGGGCGAGCAAGAATCTTAGCTAAATATGATATTGCTTTAATTGGTATTAACCGAGGTAATTTAGGCTTTCTCACGGATATTGATCCGAAAAATGCCTATGCCCAACTTGAGGCTTGCTTAGATCGTGGTGAATTTTTTGTGGAAGAACGCTTTTTATTAGAAACTGCCATTGAACGAGACGGACAAATTATTGCCACCAGCAATGCAGTAAATGAAGCGGTGATTCACCCTGCCAAAATTGCGCATATGATCGATTTCCACGTTTATATTGATGATAAATTGGCCTTTTCACAGCGTTCTGATGGCTTAATTATTTCTACACCGACAGGCTCAACGGCCTATTCGCTTTCCGCTGGTGGCCCGATTCTTACTCCACAACTTAATGCAATCGCGCTGGTACCAATGTTTCCACACACCCTTTCTTCTCGCCCTTTGGTCATTGATGGCGAAAGCAAAATCTCTATTCGTTTTGCAGACTACAACACCCCGCAATTAGAAGCGGGTTGCGATAGTCAAGTCGCGCTGCCGCTCACCCCTGATGACGTGGTACATATTTATAAAAGCAAACATAAACTGCGTTTACTTCACTTAAAAAGTTATAATTATTACAATGTGTTAAGCACAAAATTGGGCTGGTTGAGAAATTCCGCGTAA
- the tadA gene encoding tRNA adenosine(34) deaminase TadA, translated as MEGIKVRSDFDEKMMRYALSLADKAEALGEIPVGAVLVDDEGNIVAEGWNLSILQHDPTAHAEIVALRQAGQVQQNYRLLNTTLYVTLEPCTMCAGAILHSRIKRLVFGAYDLKTGAVGSRFHFFDDYKMNHNLEITGGVLQEECSQKLSEFFRKRREQKKQQKLTQKNSLQI; from the coding sequence ATTGAGGGAATAAAAGTGCGGTCAGATTTTGATGAAAAAATGATGCGTTACGCCCTAAGCCTTGCTGATAAAGCAGAAGCCTTAGGGGAAATTCCTGTAGGTGCGGTGTTAGTTGATGATGAAGGAAATATTGTGGCAGAAGGCTGGAATCTATCTATTCTTCAGCACGATCCCACCGCCCACGCAGAAATTGTCGCACTCCGCCAAGCAGGACAAGTGCAACAAAACTACCGCTTACTCAATACCACCCTGTACGTTACCCTGGAGCCTTGCACAATGTGTGCAGGCGCAATTTTACATAGCCGAATTAAGCGTTTAGTATTCGGCGCTTATGATCTAAAAACAGGGGCAGTAGGTTCGCGTTTTCACTTTTTTGATGATTATAAAATGAATCACAATCTTGAAATTACTGGCGGTGTACTGCAAGAAGAATGTAGCCAAAAACTTAGCGAATTTTTCCGCAAAAGGCGTGAACAGAAAAAGCAGCAAAAGCTGACGCAAAAAAATTCCCTTCAAATTTAG
- a CDS encoding thymidylate synthase gives MRQYLDLCQNIIDNGTWVENERTGKRCLTLINADLTYNVADNEFPLITTRKSYWKAAIAEFLGYIRGYDNAADFRKLGTKTWDANANENQAWLNNPHRKGTDDMGRVYGVQGRAWRKPNGETLDQLRKVVNDLTKGLDDRGEIITFYNPGEIELGCLRPCMHTHTFSLLGDTLYLTSYQRSCDVPLGLNFNQIQVFTFLALMAQITGKKAGMAYHKIVNAHIYEDQLELMQNVQLKREPLPLPKLEINPDIKTLEDLETWVTMEDFKVIGYESHPAIKYPFSV, from the coding sequence ATGCGTCAATATTTAGATTTATGCCAAAACATTATTGATAACGGCACTTGGGTAGAAAATGAACGGACAGGAAAACGTTGTTTAACCCTGATTAATGCAGATCTCACTTATAATGTCGCGGACAATGAATTTCCTTTAATCACTACCCGAAAAAGTTACTGGAAAGCCGCAATTGCAGAATTTTTAGGCTACATTCGTGGCTATGACAACGCCGCTGATTTCCGTAAGCTTGGCACTAAAACGTGGGATGCCAATGCAAATGAAAATCAAGCGTGGTTGAATAACCCACACCGTAAAGGCACTGATGATATGGGGCGCGTTTATGGTGTACAAGGACGTGCTTGGCGTAAACCGAATGGTGAAACCCTCGACCAATTGCGTAAAGTGGTGAATGATTTAACCAAAGGGCTAGACGATCGTGGCGAAATCATCACCTTTTACAATCCCGGAGAAATTGAGCTAGGCTGTTTGCGTCCTTGTATGCACACCCACACCTTTTCTTTACTTGGCGATACCCTTTATTTAACCAGCTATCAACGTTCTTGCGATGTGCCATTAGGGTTAAATTTCAACCAAATTCAAGTGTTTACTTTCTTGGCATTAATGGCTCAAATTACTGGGAAAAAAGCAGGAATGGCGTATCATAAAATCGTCAATGCACATATTTATGAAGATCAGCTTGAGCTAATGCAAAATGTACAACTCAAACGAGAGCCATTGCCTCTACCAAAATTAGAAATTAATCCTGACATCAAAACCCTTGAAGATCTCGAAACTTGGGTAACAATGGAGGATTTCAAGGTTATTGGCTATGAATCTCACCCTGCGATTAAATATCCTTTCTCGGTGTAA
- the grpE gene encoding nucleotide exchange factor GrpE, producing MSEQEQQVEKTEVKQEQVEQAENVQETAQQQENAENLEGDALEEAIARVQELEEQLVETAKKEQDILLRSRAEIDNIRRRAEQDVEKAHKFALEKFAKDLLETIDNLERALATPVSTEDESLKGVLDGVELTLKGLLATVARFGVEAVGTVGETFNPDLHQAISMQPAEGFESNQITTVLQKGYLLNGRVIRPAMVMVAA from the coding sequence ATGTCAGAACAAGAACAACAAGTGGAAAAAACAGAAGTAAAACAAGAACAAGTAGAACAGGCGGAGAATGTGCAAGAAACAGCACAACAACAAGAAAATGCTGAAAATCTTGAAGGTGATGCGTTAGAAGAAGCCATAGCCCGTGTTCAAGAACTTGAAGAGCAACTTGTTGAAACGGCGAAGAAAGAGCAAGATATTCTATTACGTAGCCGTGCAGAAATTGATAATATTCGCCGTCGTGCCGAACAAGATGTGGAAAAAGCACACAAATTTGCTTTAGAAAAATTTGCCAAAGATTTGCTTGAAACCATTGATAATCTTGAGCGAGCCTTGGCAACCCCAGTTAGCACGGAAGACGAGAGTTTAAAAGGCGTGTTAGATGGTGTGGAATTAACCTTAAAAGGATTGTTGGCAACAGTAGCACGTTTTGGCGTAGAAGCGGTTGGGACGGTGGGAGAAACCTTTAATCCCGATTTACACCAAGCCATTTCAATGCAGCCGGCAGAAGGTTTTGAAAGCAATCAAATCACCACTGTACTACAAAAAGGCTATTTGCTGAATGGTAGAGTGATTCGCCCTGCAATGGTGATGGTGGCTGCGTAA